The sequence below is a genomic window from Candidatus Cloacimonadota bacterium.
CTTTGTATTTAATAAATTTTCAAAAAAATTGATCATAAGGAGGAATTATGCCGACTCTTAATAAACCAACCAGCGATCATGACAGGATAATACTACTTGATAACATTGTTCTAACCGGAAATCAGGACAATTTAGCGGGTGATAATCTGGTTGATCAGGCGACTTTGGATGCCATAACAAATTTTCTGCCGGGATTTAAAACTGCTGAGATCAATGTGAAAGCCAAAGCAGAGATCAAGATCACGCAGGTGCAGGAAAAAGGAGACAGTATCCGAATGGTGGAGATCAATTGCCGGGATACCTGGGAAGGTGTGAAGAGAAGAAAAGTAAGGTTGAATCTGCCGGATGTCTATCTGACCTATTATGAACTGCCTCTGGATGGGAAAGTTCCCAAAATTGATTCTGACGGAGACTGGCTGAAAACGCTGAGGAATATAATCGAAGGGGATGCCAGGGCTGTTGCTGCCGGTTATCCTGCTACCTCGGATCCCACTGCTGCCGAGATGCAGACGGTTTATGATAATGGCATGGATGAATTCGATGATGTTGCTCGGGCAGACCGGGAGCATGATCAGGCACAGGCTGCTATCGCAGAATTGCGTCCCAAAGCAGATGAATTTATCAATGAAGTTTATGACCAGCTTATGTTCAATACGCGTAAAATGGATAAAGCCAGCCAGCGTCGTGTAGCTCGCACTTACGGATACCGCTATGATTACTCTCCCGGTGAACCTCCGGAGGAAGTTCCTGCTGCTCCTGATCTCGCTGTCGAGTTTGTCCGACCTGATATGACCGTGTCCTGCAATGAGGTGGAAACTGCCGCTGCTTACCAGTTCGTCTATTCCGAAGACGATATAAACTGGACAGAGCTTTATATCGGGAAGAACAATTCCTATACCTATCAGCCTCCAGTCGGAAGAAGAGTGTATCGTGTGCGTGCCGAGAATGAATACGGCTACGGGGATTGGAGCGAGGAAGTGGAATATACGGTGGAGGAGGTGCCGGAATAAACCTCACCCCAGCCCTCTCCTGAGAGGAGAGGGAGAAATTTGACTCGACTTGTCCCGAAGGCTTTCGGGATGCGAGTTGAGACCGATTTGAATATCCAATAAGCCAAAGGCTTACAAGTATCGAACAAGGAACATCCAATTATCAACAATGAAGAAATGAATCAATAGCCCCGTCCTTCAGGGCGGGGAATCCTTCGTTGCTCGTTCCAATGCTCCAGCGTTGGAACGCAGAGCAGGACGCTCCAGCGTCAAACCCGAATAATCGCAGAGCGAATAAAAAAGCATTCCCACGCAGGAGCGTGGGAACGAGAGCACGGGGAATCCGGAATTAAAAACAAAACTGAGGAAAAAATGAAAAGACTAACTTTAATTCTATTGCTGATCATATCTTTTTGTCTTTATGCTGACTGGACAGAACAACAAAAAATTCTAGCATCAGATGGAACCGAAGATGATTATTTCGGTTATTCGGTGTCCATTAACGGAGATTATGCCGTGATCGGTGCTTTTTATGATGGTGAGAATGGAGATGGTTCCGGTTCTGCTTATATCTTTCAGAGAAACGGTACCAACTGGACAGAGCAGGCAAAATTAACTGCTTCCGATGGTGCTGCTTATGATGAGTTCGGTCGTTCAGTATGTATTGACGGAGATTATGTGGTGATCGGAGCTTATGGAGATGATGATAATGGTTTTATGTCCGGATCGGCTTATATCTTCTGGAGAAACGGCAGCAACTGGAGCGAGCAGGCAAAATTAACCGCTTCCGATGGTGATGACTGGGATCGTTTCGGTTATTCAGTATCTATTTCTGGAGATTATGCAGTGATCGGAGCTTATAGGGATGATGATAATGGAGATGAATCAGGTTCTGCTTATATTTTTCAGAGAAACGGAGGTAGTTGGACGGAGCAGGCAAAATTAACTGCTTCCGATGGTGATGCTGGTGATTGGTTCGGTCGTTCAGTATTCATTGACGAAGATTATGCGTTAATTGGAGTTGAAGAAGATGAAGATAATGGAGAAGAATCAGGTTCTGCTTATATCTTTCATAGAAACGATAGCAGTTGGACAGAGCAGGCAAAATTAACCGCTTCCGATGGTGCGGCTGATGATCATTTCGGTGAATCAGTATCCATTGACGGAGATTATGCACTGATTGGAGCTTATGGAGATTATGATAATGGAATGAATTCCGGTTCTGCTTATATCTTTCAGAGAAACAGCAGCAGTTGGATAGAGCAGGATAAATTAACCGCTTCCGATGGTGCGGCTCATGATGACTTTGGTTTTTCAGTATCCATTAATGGCGATTATGCAGTGATTGGAGCTCATGGTGATGATGATAATGGAAGTGTTTCCGGTTCTGCTTATATCTTTAAGAGAAACGGCAGCAGTTGGATAGAGCAGGATAAATTAACCGCTTCCGATGGTGCGGCTCATGATGTCTTTGGTTTTTCAGTATCCATTAATGGCGATTATGCAGTGATCGGAGCTCATTGTAATGATGATAATGGAGAATATTCCGGTTCTGCTTATATCTTCATTAATGATGGGCTTGCTATCGATGAAATTACGGGAAATGCAATTATTAACACTTCTATGGCAGGCAACTTTCCCAATCCTTTTAATGCAATGACCAATATCGAATTTAATATCAGGAAAGAAACAAGTGCAATCCTGACCATCTATAATATGAAAGGACAAACATTAGAACGAGCAGTATTCGGGAAAGGACATCATATTTATGAATGGAATGCAGAGAACTGTTGTTCAGGAGTTTATTACTACACATTGGAATCCGGTAACTATTCAGAGACAAAGAAGATGATCCTGCTCAAGTAAATTTCATAGAAGTAAAAAAGGGCTATTGGTCGATTCAATAGCCCTTTTTCTTTTGCGGGAGACTTGGCACAAGTCCATTGTCTTGAAACAAGACACAGGATCTTGTGTTAAGTCGGACAAATGATCCATTAAAAAATAATATTGGCAAAATACTCCCAATGGATTATTTTATCATAAAAAAGATAAAGGAATATTATGAAAATTCAAACAAGTGTGAGGGTCGAAAATTCGATCTATAATGAGGCTAAATATATTTTCAAGAAATTTGGTCTTAGTTTTGGTGATGCTGTCAATATCTTTTTAGCAAAAGTTGCTATGGAAAAGAGTATCCCTTTCAAATTGAGCATACCTTCGAAAGAATTGGAAAAGAGATCCGCTAATTTGGAAAATGATAATAATGTCCAAATATATGAAACCGCAAATGAATTATTTAAAGATTTAGGTATCTGATTTGCTGAAAATAAAAATTGAGAAGTCTTTCCGGAAAGATATTGAAAGAGATAAGAAAAGCGGACAATATTCAAGCAATGATTTTGAAATTCTAAAGACATTGATTTCAGCATTACAAAATCGGCATAAGATAGATCCTAAATACAAAAGACATCCGTTAAAAGGAAAATTACAGGATTTCGAATCTGTTCATATAAAAAATGATTGGCTGCTGATATTTACAGTCGATGAAATATTCCTGAACCTTGTAATGCTGGGAAAGCACACGCAGATTTATAGAAAATTTAAGTAAGATATAAACCTTCAAGGTTTCCAAAACCTTGAAGGTTTTCTAACTTTCTACCTTCTCCTTCTTCTTCCTATCCACCAAACTATAGATCACTGGAATCACGAACAGAGTAAAGAAAGCAGCACTGATCAATCCCCCGATCACGGTCAGAGCCATCGGAGATTTCAGTTCCGAACCTTCGGACTTGCTGGGAGCCATCGGCAGCATTCCCATAATGGTTGTGATCGCAAAGTGTTCTTTCTTCATTATTACCCTTTTTTTCTTTGTGCCTTCGCGTCTTTGCGGTAAACTAAAAAGTAGTTCCAAACTGGAAATGCGGTTCCCAGCGTCCATTCTCAAAGTTATGAGCATAATCGAATCCGATCAAACCGAACGGACTGCGAATGCGGATACCCAATCCTGCACCTCTCTTCATTTCCCAGAAATTGAAATCCTCTAAACGATTATAACTGTTTCCCGCATCAAAGAAAAGTAACCCGACTATCTGATCTCCGGCAATTGGGGCTGCGTATTCTGTCGAGAAAATGATCTCTCTTAATCCGCCTTCGTTTGGTCCAACAGAACGGTCGGGATAACCGCGAATTCCATCAGGTCCTGTTCCTCCAAGATAAAATCTTTCATCAGGAGGAGCTTCTTCCCCATCATAACCGGTTACATATCCGAACCGCCATTTGGTGCGGAGAACAAGTTCCCAGACAGTTTTCGTGTACCAACTGACCTGGGCAATTTGCTTGTAGTATTTGAAATCACCGTAAAGTGGGCCACCTGCAAATTCACTGTAAAGTGTAAATTGCGAACCTGATGTTGGATAAAAGACATTATCACGGCTGTCGCGCGAGATGGTCATCGATAAAGCACTCGTATTCTGCCAGCCTTTTTCATCCAGTTCCGCGAGATTATCGGAAATATCTTCCTCATCAACTCCCTCCAGAATATTGTATTTCTTTGTATATAAGGAATATCCAAATAAAATCCTGGAGTAATCAAGAAAACCGAGAGGTTTTCCCACCCTGATCGAACCTCCGTTCGTATTAATCCTGTATGTTGACCACTCCTTTGCTGTATGATAAACATCGAATCCAACCAGGATATTGCTATCGAGAAAATACGGATTGGTAAAACTGAAATCATAATTTTGGGTTGTCTTGCCGAATTCCCATTTCAAAGAGGACTGCCAGGAATTTCCAAACAGATTATTGTGAGAAACACTTAATTGCCCGACAATTCCATCCTGACTGTTGACAGCAATTCCGCCATTAGCAGAACCCGATATCTTGTCATTAACATGAATGACCAGATCGATATCTCCGTTTTTATTAATAGGACTATAATCAGGGAACAGATCCGGTTCAAATAAACCCATATTATAGATATTACTCAAAGTTCGTCTGACCTTTGATTGCCGGAAATAATCTCCCGGAGAGATCGCCAGATGTTTTCTGATCACCTTTTCCTTTGTCTTGCGATTTCCTTTGATATGGATCTTGCGGATCTTTGCTCTTGTATTTTCCTTGATCACCAGATTTATATTGATCTTTCCCTTATCTTTTTGCAGTTCATGTTCGAACCCGGCATAAATATATCCTTCCTCATAATACATGGATGCAACATCGTTCAACTGTTTATTGAATTTATCCAGGTTGAATACTTCGTCTTCTTCAAATTTGAAATTACTAATGATCAGGTCATCAGTAAATCTGGAATTACCGGAGACAAAAACCTTACCGAAATTATAGGATTTCCCCTCGTAAAGATAAATATCGATCATAAATTTATCTTCTACCAATTTCTTATCCCAGGAAACTATACGCGTATCGATAAATCCTTTTTTATTATAATAATTGACTATACTTTCCAGGTCTTGATCAAATTTCTCCTGCTCGAATTTTCCGGAACGAAACAGACTCGCTTTTTTGGTTTTCATCTTACCGAGTATTTTTTTGGTAGTGATCTCTTTATTCCCGTGTATTTTTATCTTTTTGATCACAACTTTTGAGCCTTCCTCCACCCGCACCAGAACATCGACTTTATTTTGATCAAGTTTGGTTATACTGAATTCTGCCTTTGCCTGATGATATCCTTTTTTCTTATATTCCCGGGAAATGGAATTAGCAACTTCTGCTTCCAGGAAAGGAGACCAGTAGCTTCCCGGTTTAAGCTTAACAAAATCTTCCATGGCTGAATCTTTGATCTTCTTATTTCCTTTGAATTCAACTGTATTTACAACAGGAAATTCCTTAACGATTACAGTTACTGAAATTCCCTGTTGAATATCTGTTTTTTCTATTTTGATGTCTTCGAAAACACCTAACTGGTAAAGGCTTTTAATTGATTTTGCAACAGCTTCTGAAGTTAGATCCTCACCAACCTCAAAGGTTAATAATGTCAGGATCAATTCCTCTTCGATATTCAGATTTCCCTGAATTTCGATTTCTAGGATCAAGTTGCCTTCTGCGCATAAAATTCCGGATATCAGGACTGTAAAGAAAGTTAACAACAGGATTCTACGCATTTATCCTCCAAAATATAATTCTAATTTAATTTTATGCGTCAAATAAAAATCTATAACTTCAAAGTCAAAGTTTTTAATAGGAAATCTAAAAACTTGCCAAGTTTCAAAAACTTGGCAAGTTTTATATAAGGTTATACAAATTCGTTATTGTTTTTGAATGAACTTTTATTCCTACCTTTTTGCGTATTTTGTGCCTTTTCATGACTATCATAACTTTTTTGAAGATTTTAGAAATAGTTCTCTAAAAAACAATTTGACACAAATTATTC
It includes:
- a CDS encoding T9SS type A sorting domain-containing protein, which encodes MKRLTLILLLIISFCLYADWTEQQKILASDGTEDDYFGYSVSINGDYAVIGAFYDGENGDGSGSAYIFQRNGTNWTEQAKLTASDGAAYDEFGRSVCIDGDYVVIGAYGDDDNGFMSGSAYIFWRNGSNWSEQAKLTASDGDDWDRFGYSVSISGDYAVIGAYRDDDNGDESGSAYIFQRNGGSWTEQAKLTASDGDAGDWFGRSVFIDEDYALIGVEEDEDNGEESGSAYIFHRNDSSWTEQAKLTASDGAADDHFGESVSIDGDYALIGAYGDYDNGMNSGSAYIFQRNSSSWIEQDKLTASDGAAHDDFGFSVSINGDYAVIGAHGDDDNGSVSGSAYIFKRNGSSWIEQDKLTASDGAAHDVFGFSVSINGDYAVIGAHCNDDNGEYSGSAYIFINDGLAIDEITGNAIINTSMAGNFPNPFNAMTNIEFNIRKETSAILTIYNMKGQTLERAVFGKGHHIYEWNAENCCSGVYYYTLESGNYSETKKMILLK
- a CDS encoding type II toxin-antitoxin system RelB/DinJ family antitoxin; this encodes MKIQTSVRVENSIYNEAKYIFKKFGLSFGDAVNIFLAKVAMEKSIPFKLSIPSKELEKRSANLENDNNVQIYETANELFKDLGI
- a CDS encoding type II toxin-antitoxin system YafQ family toxin, encoding MLKIKIEKSFRKDIERDKKSGQYSSNDFEILKTLISALQNRHKIDPKYKRHPLKGKLQDFESVHIKNDWLLIFTVDEIFLNLVMLGKHTQIYRKFK
- the bamA gene encoding outer membrane protein assembly factor BamA; the protein is MRRILLLTFFTVLISGILCAEGNLILEIEIQGNLNIEEELILTLLTFEVGEDLTSEAVAKSIKSLYQLGVFEDIKIEKTDIQQGISVTVIVKEFPVVNTVEFKGNKKIKDSAMEDFVKLKPGSYWSPFLEAEVANSISREYKKKGYHQAKAEFSITKLDQNKVDVLVRVEEGSKVVIKKIKIHGNKEITTKKILGKMKTKKASLFRSGKFEQEKFDQDLESIVNYYNKKGFIDTRIVSWDKKLVEDKFMIDIYLYEGKSYNFGKVFVSGNSRFTDDLIISNFKFEEDEVFNLDKFNKQLNDVASMYYEEGYIYAGFEHELQKDKGKININLVIKENTRAKIRKIHIKGNRKTKEKVIRKHLAISPGDYFRQSKVRRTLSNIYNMGLFEPDLFPDYSPINKNGDIDLVIHVNDKISGSANGGIAVNSQDGIVGQLSVSHNNLFGNSWQSSLKWEFGKTTQNYDFSFTNPYFLDSNILVGFDVYHTAKEWSTYRINTNGGSIRVGKPLGFLDYSRILFGYSLYTKKYNILEGVDEEDISDNLAELDEKGWQNTSALSMTISRDSRDNVFYPTSGSQFTLYSEFAGGPLYGDFKYYKQIAQVSWYTKTVWELVLRTKWRFGYVTGYDGEEAPPDERFYLGGTGPDGIRGYPDRSVGPNEGGLREIIFSTEYAAPIAGDQIVGLLFFDAGNSYNRLEDFNFWEMKRGAGLGIRIRSPFGLIGFDYAHNFENGRWEPHFQFGTTF